A region of Lycium barbarum isolate Lr01 chromosome 3, ASM1917538v2, whole genome shotgun sequence DNA encodes the following proteins:
- the LOC132632516 gene encoding cytochrome P450 94B3-like, protein MFFSLFLFFILGFLSFSFLSFSVKLHPKFRKFTPIYGPSSYPILGCLIAFYKNRHRLLDWYTELLSESPTQTILVQRFGAPRTIITANPNNVEHILKTNFINYPKGQPFTELLGDFLGRGIFNVDGDLWSVQRKLASHEFSTKSLREFVVKTLEEVVETRLIPLLNQAAKSGKVLDMQDVLRRFAFDTICKVSAGTDPHCLDDLSNVPTLVEAFDTASQACAMRGMAPIYAIWKSKRALNIGSEKKLSENVKKVHCCINEIIEKKKQKIINETGDHKNTDLLSRLLIAGHEDEVVRDMVISFLMAGRDTTSSALTWLLWLTTNHHNVKNEMINEITSINNGDKALEFDHLKEMKYLQACLNESMRLYPPVAWDSKHAAKDDILPDGTRVQKGNRVTYFQYGMGRMEEIWGKDRLEFKPDRWFDENGVLKSVCPYKFPVFQAGPRVCLGKEMAFTQMKYVLASVLRRFEIKPVNVDKPVFVPLLTAHMVGGFNVRIYHRGSERVK, encoded by the coding sequence ATGTTTTTTTCGCTCTTTCTTTTCTTCATTTTAGGGTTTCTTTCCTTCTCATTTTTGTCCTTCTCCGTAAAACTTCATCCCAAGTTCCGAAAATTCACTCCCATCTATGGCCCTTCCTCTTACCCCATCCTTGGCTGTCTTATTGCCTTCTACAAAAATCGCCATCGACTATTAGATTGGTATACTGAACTCTTGTCAGAATCGCCTACACAAACCATTCTAGTTCAACGCTTCGGTGCCCCTCGAACCATAATCACAGCCAATCCAAATAACGTTGAGCACATTCTCAAAACAAACTTTATTAATTATCCAAAGGGGCAACCCTTTACAGAGCTTCTAGGCGATTTTCTTGGGCGTGGTATCTTCAACGTGGACGGAGACCTATGGAGCGTTCAGAGAAAATTAGCTAGCCACGAGTTCAGCACAAAGTCATTGAGGGAATTTGTGGTGAAAACTCTAGAAGAAGTTGTTGAAACCAGGCTCATTCCTTTACTAAACCAGGCTGCAAAATCTGGCAAAGTGTTGGACATGCAAGACGTGCTTAGGCGTTTTGCCTTCGACACTATTTGCAAGGTGTCAGCCGGTACAGACCCACATTGCTTGGATGATCTCTCCAACGTTCCAACTCTCGTAGAAGCGTTCGACACCGCTTCTCAAGCGTGTGCAATGCGCGGGATGGCCCCTATATACGCGATTTGGAAAAGCAAGAGAGCGCTCAATATAGGATCCGAGAAGAAGTTGAGCGAAAATGTAAAGAAAGTTCACTGTTGCATCAACGAGATCAtagagaaaaagaaacaaaagatCATTAATGAAACTGGAGATCATAAAAACACGGATCTTCTTTCCAGATTATTAATTGCAGGACACGAAGATGAAGTGGTGAGAGATATGGTCATAAGCTTTCTCATGGCGGGAAGAGATACTACTTCTTCCGCATTGACGTGGCTTTTATGGCTCACTACCAATCACCACAACGTCAAAAACGAAATGATCAATGAAATAACGTCTATCAACAACGGCGATAAGGCCCTCGAATTCGACCACTTAAAAGAGATGAAGTATTTACAAGCGTGCTTGAATGAATCAATGAGGCTTTATCCACCAGTAGCTTGGGACTCTAAGCACGCGGCTAAAGATGACATTTTGCCTGACGGAACAAGGGTTCAAAAAGGCAATAGAGTTACTTATTTTCAGTACGGAATGGGTAGAATGGAGGAGATATGGGGAAAAGACCGGCTTGAATTTAAACCGGACCGCTGGTTCGATGAAAATGGAGTGTTGAAAAGTGTTTGTCCGTACAAGTTTCCAGTGTTTCAAGCAGGTCCAAGGGTGTGTTTGGGGAAAGAAATGGCTTTCACGCAGATGAAGTATGTGTTGGCTTCGGTTCTTAGGCGGTTCGAGATTAAACCGGTTAATGTAGATAAGCCGGTTTTTGTGCCTCTTTTAACTGCACACATGGTTGGTGGTTTCAATGTGAGAATCTATCACCGTGGTAGCGAGCGGGTGAAATAA